GATTGTTTCTGAATGTTTCACAGAAATCCCCAAGAAGAGGGGACATTCAGAAACAGTTTACACAGTGGCTTCAAAACTGTCACGAGACGCTCGACAAACAGGTGAAGTTTATTGACTACAAAGAAACTGTGACACGACCAGAAGTGGAGACCAAGAAAAAGCAACATCCCTGGGCAGTTTTCTCCTCTATCGAGCAACATGGCAGAAGATACAATGCAGGGGACATTGTAAGTGCTTCCTAAATTTCATAGAATAGTAATGTAAAGAATAGACTCATTTATGTTCTtcattgtaacattttttttccatgcagGTAAAGTTTCAGAAGGCACCACAAAATATTTATGGTACAGTGTTAAAATTCTTTCTGTATGGAGAGCATAAAGGAGACGTGTTTGCCACAGGCGGAGAAGTGGAAATCAAACGTGTAAGGAAATAATCAACTCTTTTTATGAGACTTACTGACTGAAGTACACAGATGCACCCATCATGGATAGATATTTCGAttcaatatgtttatttatggGGTTTAAATAAGCAAATGTCACGCTGAGCACATTGCAAGACAAACAGATAACATTatgtaaagaaacatatttttttatcaatccAGTCAGTCAAACAGATAAAATGCAGTCAAATTCATTTTACTGAAACTTTCCTTTCTAAGAAAACCATGCTGATAGAGGGGGCATTCATTTACTTTATTGCAATCCATCCTCCTGACAGCAGTTGGCATACTTCCTATCAACAAGAAAAACCTCCAACATGATCTTGTTCAGTATGAGTGGCCATTTGTTAAGACCAGGGGAAAACagagcagataaaaacaaagaagcagtAGTCCACAAGTACTGAAATGTAACTTCTATTGAGAGAAAAACCAAAGAGAGCAGAAGAAGtaacataataataacataatgCGAGTGAGCGTGTGAGAGAGAATTGTCTTTTCACCTTATATTTTGTGGCATCCTTCATATCCTAATAGTTTgccaaaatattttccattccTTCTTCCACAGCTGGTTTAACTAAGTCAGTTGATTCAACGTATTTTTCTGAAAGGATCTAAATTCAGGGGTTTGGAGTACATTCTACAGATAAATTTGGTCTGAttagtaaaattattttcaatttaatttatgtgTATATGGAATAGTCCTCAACATGAACCTCAGCACAAAGAGAAATAATTCAGACAGTTTTGCAAATCGGTTTTGTAACTTGCTTGAACTTATTTTCAAGATGTTAAcgttttaaaaatctaatttatagGAGCCTGAAGGACTTTATGAAGAGATCACCAAGGTCATACCCATTGCTAAGATCGACAGGACTGCCACAGATGAAAGCATCAAAAAACACATTGAGAATGAAAGGAAGAAGTAAGGCAAAAACTAGAGCAAATTTTACTTTTCCAAAGTGGATTCTTTTTTGTatggaatttattttattgaaacaaaaatgtatttatgttatttctttATACTTTTTCTTGTCTTAATAGGGTGCAGCCTTCCCAAGTTCACAAAATTCTTCcttaaaaaatcatttcttttttccaggcTCCCAGATTGCCTAAAAGTTGAATGGCCAGAGGACAATGACTTGCTTGAAAATGCTGTCTTGCCTGCTGGCACGCCAATAGGTAAAATGTTGTGGTATCcgcatgcatgttttttttttcccgcaacatattaaacagaaaacataatttttaatttgtccTAAAAAGTCATGTATATTCATCTTCATTTGTGAAACTTCTTCTCAGGACCTATTAAAGTTGAAATTCTAAACAGTGATGGAGATTCCATTTCATCAAGGATTCAGACAGGGACCCACGTGATACAGCTGAATGTTTCACTCAAGGTGGTGTTTAATGGTAGGACTATGTGAATTtataatagaaaataatattcCATTTCACTACATTTGACGCTAAATCAGTTCctttattaaaacaaagttttctaTGCTGTAgagttttaaagacaaaaagcaaTGACACTGCTGAGCCTTTAACTTTCCCTTAGCTCAGCTTGAATATCTTCAGTTTGTAAGTTCGGTTTTATACTTCTCTCTATGAAAGTGGGAACCCAAGTAATTTGAGTTAAGCCCTACCGGAGTGAGGGAGTAAGAGAAGGAGAGATGAGAGGAAAGGGAGAGAGGGATGGAGAAAAgttttgtgggaaaaaaaattgtgagaAGTGTGGTTATGTTAAGCATTTTCTCTGTATCTTATTCAGAGAATAAaccattgtttgtttttatgcacaGGTGCTACAGAAGACGAGGTTCTTTTTCTTACTGCCCCCTATATCACTAAGAAAGGACATTTTTTCACAACAattggtttgtttggtttttcagttttatattaTTGATAACACAAGACAccaatttttattaatttttttttactcaaagatTACTAATGACTCCTATGCTCTGCAGGAAACTTGCGCAGTTTGGGGAAGTACACACTGACTCTAAATGCTGTGTTAAATGACATTACCACAGTCTACGGTGGCAGAGAGCTTCCAAGATACAAGCAAGAGTTTAGAGTCAAAGGTAAAATTAATTTGTACTGCTAATTTATAAGAGACTAACTTTTGGTTTCCTTCAGATTTACATCTAAGTCATTTTTGTCCCTTTAGAGGGAATCGCAGAGAGCTTTTCTATTGGAGAGTTTAGTTCCTCTTTACGTGTGGGAGTGCCATTTGACATTCCTCTGCACATGAAAGACTGTTATGACCATCCAACAATACCTCCCAATTACAAACCTACTCTTCAAAGCAGGTGGGTCATTAATCagtattttgtttattagtgcattcagtatttatttttttattctgtcacTTTGTCATCACTTCATCCTTTAGCGGTCTGGAACTGAGTTATGAGACGACAACTTACAGTGCGGTCTTGTTAACCATCCGAGGTGTCAAAGTCAAGGGAAAAGTCCCAAACTCTGCCTCAGTCAAGGTAATTAGCTTGTTGGGTGGACCTCACTGCAATAAATTATCACACCCCAACACAGTGACGGTTCAAAAGGTtacagagaaagaaaggaatGTAATATCAGATGAGAAACAAGGAAAGTtacaaatgtgactttttttgaACTGACATCACTCCTGCAGTATTTACAATATTATCGCCATTGCATGTTTGTCTAATGTTGTGCATCCCAAGAAGACATAATCTGATGTGTTTAAAACAATTGTCTCAGTTGTGTATTTTTTGGTAAAgtaataatattatatattttcttcagatttatGACCTGAAAGTGACATTGCCTGGGCTTAAACATGATACGCAGACTGTGAAAATCCCTCTTCATCCTGGTAAGACTGCTTTTGCTAATAATTCATAGTCTCCCTGCATTACTTCACCTTCTTTAGTCTTGCTACACTGTTTGTGTCCTTAGATAAAAAGATCTTGCTCCATAAATAAAGGAAACAGTAATTCTCAGAAACACATAATTCCCACAGAGATTTCTGTTTGCACTCCCTCTACAGTGCTTTATCTTTTCTGTCAAAGAATGAATCAATGGTTCAAttgaatattaaaattttagGAAATCCCCATTCACTTTTTGTGAAGTCAAAAACAAACCCAGTGGAAGTGGAGAATGGAAACCCGGTGAGTTTTAAGATTGAAGTCCATGATGAGGCTGGGAACATCACTTGCATCCCCAGACTGAAAGTTCAGTGCCAGGTATGGACATATTCTGACAACCATAAAGGTTACAGAAATTCTTCAGCTTTAGATTTATGTTTGCTGTTTGTCTTGCTTTTCAGATTCCTGGGTTCCCTTTGGTGTTGAAAGACTGCAGCGCAGGAAAAGCTGAGCTTGTGACAAAGCCTGTAAAGCAAAAAATTATCAATGGAGAGCAGCAAAAACTTAAAGCTAGATTTGAAATACCTGTAAGTTAAGGAGACAAATATTCCAGCAGTACACTCTCAGTTTCAGagtattttcatctttttctctgcttcctgttAGAGTCAGAAGCAGGTTGCACCAGAGACTAGAGAGCTGATTGTTATGCCCAGCAAGCAGATCTCGCGGATGGAGCTTTTCTCCCAGGGCGAGGAAGAGCTGGTGTTGAAGAACAATGAAATGATAACGTGGAGAGCCGGAGCAGtgctgaaaaagttgttttataaGCTGTATGATGAGGCTGGAAGAGAGTTCCCAATCACTCCTGAAATTGCCTCCAATATTCAGGTGTGTTAATAGATTGCTTATATTGTTATTCTTAAGGCCACttcttttttgtgtctttctgtGCTCTATTGTTGAATCTATGCTTTCTGTCTGTTTAAGGTCACATGGGGAACAGATTTTAATCAGAAAGATCTGATAAATGGCAGGCTACCAGATCTACAGATTCCCACCCATGTGGATGAAGAACACTTCTACCAGGTCTCCtaccaggaaaagaaaaatgtgtctttCTGCTTCAAAATTGTGTAAGCTCAACTCTATGGTTGTGATGTTGTTTCTGAAAGAACTTCCAGGCTTTTACGAACTATATTGAGGAGAATGTAAGTTGATATTGTTCCTGCTAAGTGTATGTATATTTTAGAGAGTATTTTGGGGATGTTAAAGGAGgcgtattatgcaaaattcatattttgcacatttttgtacctccatttgggtctctactgcttctacaAACAGTTCCAGTGCTTTAAAACCTCACCCAGCttgtttttggcaataagttcatggtttttggtgtctggaaaaggagccatttcaaaaacctcttaATCAGAAAGCAAAGCCCCTCACATAACAACTCCAGCCAAGCACCACCTTGCTCTACAATGGatgctggaaaaaacaagtgctttgttgttgacttaccatccagaaaccatttTCTGTAATGTTGTTGGTTGTGCTGGAGGCTCTTCTCCTgctaattgtgcatctgtttgcagccattttcacgtccAAATGTAAATTTTGAGTTTGGGGCcttggccagcagcagctcattttaatttaaaatgacaaaagtccCTAAAACTCCTCATTCTGAAAGAGCTCAAAATATgtagaactgaccagactaaatttcattatttaagaatgactttgtgcaaaaaatataactaacatgttttgtatagtcTATGGACCTATCCTAATGTTCTCAAAGATTGTGTTTCCAACTTAGTTTTATTGAgcctaaatttattttttatgatcaaGTTGTGAAGACCTGCTGAGGCATGTGTACATTCCTATTAAATCAGAATCACAATTCCATTGCCAATTGGTGCATTCTCTTAATACTGAGAGTGTAATTAGCAGAGTATTCTTATAGTAGGTATTTGTTGCATTTATCAATTGGATGTGAGtactttgtacttttaaaatAGTCCAGCTTTTCCCCTAAAtttatgttagatttttttcaaatctacatacttattttgttttatagacCTTGTCCTGATGAACCAGCAGAGCTAAAGGCAACTCTGCCTCAAAGCATTCTGAAACTTGGTGAAACCTTATCTGGAGACATCAGTAAGCTTAAAcctaatcatttaaaaaaattagatttacaaaaatcttcactttttgtgactttatttctttctcctTTCACACAGAGTTGGAACTTGTGGACCAGTATTTTAATGTAACCAAGAAGTTGACCTCCACCTGTGGGAAATCCTTTTCTGCAGAAGCCGAAGGTCTTGACAAATCAAGTATTGACTTCAAATGGAAAGTAAGAACACAGATACTTGAATTAAAATTCAAACCAGggttttacaaaattaaagtaaacATACGGCCTTAATGGTACAATCAGAATCAGAACgaattttttaaatacttgagATCATTTTTGTGGTGGAGAACCAAACTGAGCCCCACAACATGACCCTACCACTATCATGCTTGGCATAGTGTTCTTAGTGTTATATGTTTCTTAgattgctctctctctctttatttaatttgtcccttagttatgtgtttttgttctgtatGGCTGCATGGATGTCCTTATGGTTTAGCTACAATAAAATAGAAGGAAGCAGTTCACAAAGAGAACCAGATCAGATCAAAACACCAAGCCAGGTGGTTATAAAAATCACATAGACTAGTCCTGGGTGTTAACAGGACTATTTTTGATAAAGGATTTCCTCTCAATTATTCAATCAACTGTTATAATGATGAATTTAAACAGATaaagtatgtaatttttttctgaaataactgTCCTCAATTAATGtgttaatattttctgtaaatgtgaCGTTAATAAAGCCCCTCACTGTTTTTAGGAGAGCTGCAGTTGTGTTGTGGCGATAGGAGTCCGTTTCGACTCAGGGTCTCCTGGACCCAGAGTGATTTGCTTCCGCTACAAAGATTATAAGAAAAATGTTGTCCTTGAAGTGACAGCAGGAGTTCCTTCCCAAATTAAACTGGTCAGCAGACTGGAGAAGGTAAAGAATTAGAAAATAATGgttaatagtttttttgtttgctttgaaaaaaatcttctctTTTGATGTTGACTGAACATGAGTGTAGTGAATTTCTGTCTGTTGCAGAAAACATTGAGATGTGCTTTGGTGTGTGAAACTCCTTACTCTCCATCCAACTTTAACTAACCACCTAGATTTTATGTTATAGCAGAACATCATcacatttctttgtgttggtcctaCAATAAACTAGTGTCTGTCCAGGGTATGCCAAGACTTTCACCTGTTTACGGCTTAGATAAACAGCCTCCACCACaagattttaaacagaaaatgagcaGCTACCACAAACGTATaactattttgttgtttttgtgtcacttAGCCCTTGCAGGTTTTGAATGGTCATGATATTCCCACACCATTCCTTCTCCAGCTGTGTGATGAGTGGGGGAATCCTTCTCCAGACAAGAACATGCATGTTGAGATAAAACCTTCTCCTGTGACACTAAAAGTTAGTTTGAAAAGATGTTCTTAAAGACATTAAGCTACCTGCAGTAGCATAAACTGAAAATCCATAAATAGAGCgctctgctgtttttaatcaatgtaataaaatctgtttgtatCAGTTGACAACAGAGGTTTTACCTCCCGTGGACACAGAAGAGAAGACCTGTATCAAAGTTAATTGTGTAGAAGGATCAATGTAAGTCTTATAAACACATCTTATACCACATTTGTTAACTTGtttcaaatgcagaaaaatctaaacttgTAGTATTTTCAAATCCTACTGGACTTTATAAATAGCAGATATGTTATATTAAGCTTGTCTCAGTACAAATATGGTATTCTAAATGATAAAGCTCTAACATTTAAACTAAACATTCAGTAACTGctgaataaactgaaataaaaactagactttaatttgaaattcTGGCCTTTTTAAGTCAAGAAAATGATTCTGCTACTTTTATGTCGCTACTGGTTTCTTGTCATAATGTGTACATGCTTGCTTCCTCCTAGTGAGTTTTTGAATGATTTAGAAATGTATTGTATGTCTCTCCTTGCAGACAAAACCTGATCTTACTATTACTGCAAGTGTTAACGTTTGAAATTATtcacaaaacagtttctgtgctGCTGTCATTTCCAGAACCCCTGTCGTAAACTCTCAATGGGTTTTTTATAGTTTGAGGTGAAGGTGGAATTAAATGGAAACTTAGACAATTGGATTTGATGTATTAAATCCAGTTTCCACTTGCAAACCCAGCTTTGATTACAAGCTGTGTCCATAATGAGCTCCTTGTCTTTAATAAAGACTGGTCATAACTTAATGTCTTCAATCTAAAtatgtcagattatttcattaaagTTTTCCCACACCTTTGAATTTGAATAGAATCACTGTTCATCACAAGTCcaactgtttttactttttttttgtccactaGAGGGTGTTATGCGCTGGAGTTTAAAGGTTACATAAATGGTAAATCCATTGCTGGTCCATCAGTGAACCTCACTCTCCTCCCTGATCCCAACAAACCTGTTAGACTCTCAGTGGACTTTGACAAAAATGCCAAGTTTTTTGCTGGAGGCAAATTTCCAGGTTTGTATTTCTAAGTCCTTGgcaatctctttttttatttgttattttaacagTGCAGGAAATTTAGGTGAGCTGTGTatatgtttcagttttctcaGTGACAGTGATTTCTGAAGAAGGGAGTCCGATGACAGCTTTTAAACGTGCAGATCTGTCCATGTTGCTATGGGAGGGACCACCATCAATGCGTCCTACAATGGTAAACGACTAGATATCATCAAAAGAGACTGTTCTCAGTGTgtctaatattaatttaatattgcTCTTCTTTCGCCCTCATGCAGGTCACTGatctaaaatacaaaacaccTGTTGAAAATGAGAGGAAGGACTGTTATGAATTCAGGTGATGTACTTTacacataatttgtttttgacctatgttttaattggttttctttcttaattGCCAAATTTGACAGTTGATACCTCTTATGtatttacaataaatttgaaaCTAGGACATGATTTCAAAACAGGCAGTTTTCAGTATCAAGTAAGCTAAATAGTGAACCTAAAGTGTAAAAGAAATATCACAAAACTGTTCTATAAAGTGAGAAAattgcatttgtatttttctacagagaagaagaaatccCAACGTGTGTTGGGGAGTACACTGTAGAGTTTTCTCtacaaaccaacaaaacagaTGATCATCTTAGCTGTCAGGTTGGTTTGAACTTAATCAACAGTTTAAAGTCAAAAAGCATAAATAGTTTGTCATCACATGccttaatcatttttattgtgtttgttcGTGTATTTAAAGGGTTAGTTCAggctttttgtggttttatgacATTATCTGTAATAATAAGCCTTTTGAAAATTTAAAGCATCCAGCAGTGCTAAAGATAGCCTGTTCTTAAGCTTTACAAATCTGACATTTGTTATAGAATCTCAATTGGGTGATCTGACAAATCAGTTAATGAGGCAGAGACACAGGAAATGTTTGATTCAAGGAAACACCTAATGTAACCATTCTGCTGAAATCATTAATATCACTAGTCCCACTAATATGACCATTTTCAGTTCGAATTGATTTAAATTGTAAAAGTCAATCAAAGCCCATTATGTACATCTTACTTAGTGTTAGCTTCCATAACCCCAATTAATTTCGGTTTTAGCAATTTCACAAGGAAATGACATTGATCTAATACAGATGAAGGAACACCAGAAATCTGAACTAACCCTTTAATACGTTCAAGGCATGATCTGATCGCTCAAGGTTcactttaataaatttattttcaattacatgttttaaaacttCAGTTCAAATCCTTGGCTGACCTCTGGATTGTTTTCTGTCTCATAGATCAGTGTAACAGTTGTGGCCAACGAACCCATCAAACTAGAACCCGACTATCAACAACAAACTCCAGTTGTTTTCTACTGTACAGACATTGCCAATCGAATCTTGgttgaaaacatgactttgaagATAACAGTGAGCTCAAGTACTCTTATGGCTTCAGATTTACTTGTTGCACTTCACAACTTTGAATTTCTAACTCTCTTTAAAGCTGTATTTGTAATTTGCAACTGACAAATTGACAGCTGTgagtttgtttgatttttttattttatttttttctccaggatCAGTTTGGAAATTCAGCCGGGCAGAACCTGAATGGAACTGTGTTCATCTCAATAAAGTGTcctgaagaagaaagaaacagaagccTCCCTCTGTTTGATGGAAAAACTAACACCATTTCAATTAAGCTAAAAGAAGGAAGTGCCCTCATCAATGTGAGTAATATATGCTggacaaatcatttttataagGTTGTTGTCATTATAAAAAGCTGCATATCATCTCATCCTTAGAGTTTAGCGATCATGGAGAACAGTCCTGGTGACAATGGAAGCAGATATATTCTCCACTTCAAGCCAGAAGTGACAAATCCTCCCACATCTCTGAGTCCCTTTGAACTGCCCTTCCACTTTTACAACGGTACATTGTACAAACTGGCTTGTCTAAAACTGGTACATTCCTAACAATTTCTCATAATGTTATATAATAGTTATATGTAGTAGATTATTAGCTTGCAAATAGTAATAAAGCTTGCTCTTATTTGTATAAAGAAACTAGATGCAAATAATTTCCACTTATCCAATCAAGGAAAAATTATTGGATAggtttaataaatgtattttttaaataaaaaggctggtcaaattaaaagttcAACACATTTAAGGTTATGACTAATcatttcaaaagcttttttaattctttctaAAACAGTCAAATAAGATCATTTATATTGGAAGGGCTTTGACATTCACATATATGTTTTGACAAGTGTCTTTTGAAAAAGCACTTGTTAAgatcacaaaaatgtttataatatcCAGCCACCAAAATTATGCCCCTGATCCACGTTGATGATGAAACGGTTTCCACTATGAACTTTATCAGGTAATCACAGTTATAGTTTCTTGAGATgagaaattcaaaacaaatactcagctggatttaaaatgaaacctgctttACTGCTCTAGACGTATAATGAAGTATTtcaatgctcttttttttttttttttttttttacaaaaaactacTTTTGGTGTGTATATTCTTTGTCCTGAAGAAATTTGCCTTTCTGTTGATCTTTCAGATGCTGagaaccaacaaaaaaaaattcaactgaTGAAGAAGAAGGATGAACTGACTGAGGctattaaaaaatgcaataaaaactttgatacaattagtaaaaaaaaggattttcttAAAAGTAAGTGATATTTGTAGTTTACTGTTTCACTATGTGGGCTACATGCTGAGCGTTGTTGCTTTGCCAGAAGGAGGTTCTGGTTTCAGATCTCGGCTTGGGATTGATTCTTAATTTTCTGAACTAAATTGTTGTCAGCATTCCTCCCAGCCCCATTTATCACTTTTGTTTCCAGCTTCTGTGTAGTTTACAGCTTAAGATACTCTTCTCACTCTAGAAAATGTCGAAGTCTCAACAAGGAAAGAAGTTTCTCTCAGAAATGAGCTGAATGAAAGAGGCATAAAAACAGAACACCGATTATCAGTACGTTTTGGagaacttttacttttatttttctctttaggttgcagtcatttattatttttgaggtggcattcatgtattttttaactttttcagaTTGAAGATAGTAAAAAATGCctagagcagaagaaatctgaagTGCAAAGAATAGAGAAAACGCCAAGAAGAACCTTTTCCGTTCATAGAGAATTCAGCAGGCCTGACGTTCTTGGAATGGTGACGAGAACTTTCAAAGCAGTATTCTTTTATAGGTCCCTTTTTTCAGGCTTTGTCTTGCTGATTGCAGGTTGGTGAACTGGCCTTTGTtgctgatgaaaatgttgcaagGGTCATCTCCTGGCTCCTGCAGGGAGACATGGACTGTGTCATcaccacaacgacagcagcagctcagaaaCTCTATGAAGACACACAGGGCAATCAGCAGGTCATGGCCCTTGATAGTATTCTTGTGCAACAGCAAGACAGGTAGAAcaatattatgcaaaaaaataaataaataaataaataaaatttaatttcttggaataaacatttttgattcaTTGTAAGAGTTACATTTTGagtctttttaaaagttttagtaatattttactataattatttttcctgTGTGTTTACTGAATCATGTATATTCCTGTGAAGACAAACAGGGTATACATTAGCATCGCTTTTGCTCTATTGCCACAAGGGGGAGACAAAGTCTGGAAAAAATACCAGTCTCTGCAGACTGACATGCAACATTGTTGACAACTTTTATTAGTGGAACCAACAATGAAGCtgttttgattaataaaacaCTGTATACATATTGTGACGAGCATCTGCTGCCTATTGTGGACAAAGTTGTTTTCTGATCTGCAattatatttgatcaaataataTTGACAACAGAGCTTCAAATCAgttacagcaaaaataatttttagttgATTTCTGGGAAAATCATGACCTGACCTGAAATGACTGGTTAAATCAAATctagaaatgtttctaaaattgttAAAGAGTCATCTTCTTGTGCCTTTGTTTTGCAAAGTTGGCAATGAGGACCCATTATGCAATATTGCAAAtttataatttcttcttttggatttcatttttatgatcTACCATGTCTTATAGACCCCTGCCACACATACAAAACCGTCAAGAACTTTTTAAACCTTCTGGAAACCCAACCTTTGCCAGGAAACACCTGATTTATCGTGACAAACAGCTGAGTTGTGATCGCAATAATCTGATAACAGGTGATTACTTTCTTCCTGATTCAAGTTTCTAGTGTTTATGAcctctgatgttttttttcagttttttcaacTTTGAGATTTTGCCCAGGTAtctctgtttgttgtttgtgtattttccacATTACTCTCTCACTCCAGTAGGGTTTTGGGTAAACTGTCACATATCTGAAAGCTTtcctcttgttttctttgtcagtGTTTAAGAACCTCCTTGGTGACACGATTGTGATGGATGACTTATTTTCCGCCACCAACTACAGAAAGGCAGTGAGTGATTTCAGCTGACAGGATTCTGCCATGTTAACCAGCAGGAGGTTGTTTAGCAGATAAATGCATTGTCTTTTGCAGCTTGTGGACAAGCGTATACAGTGTCCCACCATATTGACCCGAACAGGGGAAAGAGTCAGTAACAAGGGCAAATTTGGAGGTGCACAGAATAGAGCGCCATCGATTGACAAGCTGAAAGTCTTTGGAGCTCCTCTACCAGACAGTTACGAAGAACTGAAGAAACAAATAGGTGACTCTTTCAGTCTCATgttacagcatttttattcatcctgttgtcaaaatattgtttggttaaatgtaatatttattattgtcattaatTAATCAGTAAGGAACCTATTTGTCAATAGGTTCATCTTGTTTCTTCCATAGGACTTAGGAATAGCAGCTGCCAGGTGTTAATGCAGTCATTAATCCGACAATAGACTTCTCTGCATAAAATCTGGAGTTAAGCAGGACGTCACAGCTGAAATTGGCCCAAAACTGTGTCATA
This portion of the Xiphophorus hellerii strain 12219 chromosome 21, Xiphophorus_hellerii-4.1, whole genome shotgun sequence genome encodes:
- the LOC116711878 gene encoding structural maintenance of chromosomes flexible hinge domain-containing protein 1-like, encoding MIQVNDCRCEKIIKKTLKTSCLDFKGFFQVVQKEFSVPSNDSFVLTTTDRIIVDADKFEKLKDGTTLYLLRKMDQVLPASIEEEINFVPHYNTLIESGTNEYFIEGQKSLPCALAELVDNALSATAKNTEVKSIEIRLIFNKTFGKPAVIVLDNGCGMTFKQLNNWAIYRLSKFTRENGTFESEGEGYVHPDHVPRSLNSDISFFGVGGKRAVFHMGNAVRMISRPTGSPDVHELVLSKDEFQKKEQNNEDVYRSKILHRMPGDFSHITDDEQFLHTIIAEETGKKSFTVVVITGIFQEHIDYLKNNFKEWTRELAHIYHYYIHGVNGNCKTDISQKSDNLPRIDILVTLCASKNPQKINLRQVKDDMQTLFINAAKDTFEFRATTPDNGIVEGVLRYHPFLYDRETYPEDPYVNQAPGEDDDNNERESGDTGQARGRRDIFECFWNGRLIPYTTIPGFGWCQKKGSRLPAECYSRFSGVLFTDGKFRVSATKLKFMELEKQLEKPDTHFTPACPIQKSPRRGDIQKQFTQWLQNCHETLDKQVKFIDYKETVTRPEVETKKKQHPWAVFSSIEQHGRRYNAGDIVKFQKAPQNIYGTVLKFFLYGEHKGDVFATGGEVEIKREPEGLYEEITKVIPIAKIDRTATDESIKKHIENERKKLPDCLKVEWPEDNDLLENAVLPAGTPIGPIKVEILNSDGDSISSRIQTGTHVIQLNVSLKVVFNGATEDEVLFLTAPYITKKGHFFTTIGNLRSLGKYTLTLNAVLNDITTVYGGRELPRYKQEFRVKEGIAESFSIGEFSSSLRVGVPFDIPLHMKDCYDHPTIPPNYKPTLQSSGLELSYETTTYSAVLLTIRGVKVKGKVPNSASVKIYDLKVTLPGLKHDTQTVKIPLHPGNPHSLFVKSKTNPVEVENGNPVSFKIEVHDEAGNITCIPRLKVQCQIPGFPLVLKDCSAGKAELVTKPVKQKIINGEQQKLKARFEIPSQKQVAPETRELIVMPSKQISRMELFSQGEEELVLKNNEMITWRAGAVLKKLFYKLYDEAGREFPITPEIASNIQVTWGTDFNQKDLINGRLPDLQIPTHVDEEHFYQVSYQEKKNVSFCFKIVPCPDEPAELKATLPQSILKLGETLSGDIKLELVDQYFNVTKKLTSTCGKSFSAEAEGLDKSSIDFKWKESCSCVVAIGVRFDSGSPGPRVICFRYKDYKKNVVLEVTAGVPSQIKLVSRLEKPLQVLNGHDIPTPFLLQLCDEWGNPSPDKNMHVEIKPSPVTLKLTTEVLPPVDTEEKTCIKVNCVEGSIGCYALEFKGYINGKSIAGPSVNLTLLPDPNKPVRLSVDFDKNAKFFAGGKFPVFSVTVISEEGSPMTAFKRADLSMLLWEGPPSMRPTMVTDLKYKTPVENERKDCYEFREEEIPTCVGEYTVEFSLQTNKTDDHLSCQISVTVVANEPIKLEPDYQQQTPVVFYCTDIANRILVENMTLKITDQFGNSAGQNLNGTVFISIKCPEEERNRSLPLFDGKTNTISIKLKEGSALINSLAIMENSPGDNGSRYILHFKPEVTNPPTSLSPFELPFHFYNDAENQQKKIQLMKKKDELTEAIKKCNKNFDTISKKKDFLKKNVEVSTRKEVSLRNELNERGIKTEHRLSIEDSKKCLEQKKSEVQRIEKTPRRTFSVHREFSRPDVLGMVGELAFVADENVARVISWLLQGDMDCVITTTTAAAQKLYEDTQGNQQVMALDSILVQQQDRPLPHIQNRQELFKPSGNPTFARKHLIYRDKQLSCDRNNLITVFKNLLGDTIVMDDLFSATNYRKALVDKRIQCPTILTRTGERVSNKGKFGGAQNRAPSIDKLKVFGAPLPDSYEELKKQIDVLHRYCAAVEEIEKAEKDLNHHCPKWVDEMLQAKIQMNAMDEELEKINKQLASVPVRGGKRASGNSEESPSIASKRQRKRSMDEPGSFSEMN